In a single window of the Branchiostoma floridae strain S238N-H82 chromosome 2, Bfl_VNyyK, whole genome shotgun sequence genome:
- the LOC118410047 gene encoding kinesin-like protein KIF14 codes for MASRGARVRTPRRHLPVTPGKKSQRADLLHKQQSAPDLSLPAEFQTPPGRKQLFGGPSTPECFSTVLPPTPGEEEDNETERLLADIAEEGEDSCSVTVAVRVRPFSQREIKEQAKCVVSMDGPATLVTPENGNEHLFAYDHSFWSFKESDKHFVGQEKVYRMLAQPLLERALQGYNTCLFAYGQTGSGKSYTMMGFDGNKGIIPRFCEDLFSRPSAHSNVDVKAHVEISFFEIYNEKIHDLLVSSPQKEKRRAPLKVREHPLWGPYVQGLSQFVVSSYRDIEGWLAIGNKQRATAATGMNDKSSRSHSVFTIIVTQTTCETLEGEVHEHSRNSRVNLIDLAGSERCSAAQTSGDRLREGANINKSLMTLGKVIQALADQSVNRKRRVFIPYRDSVLTWLLKESLGGNSRTAMVANISPSSTNMEETLSTLRYAKQARSIVNIVKVNEDPKARLIRELRAEIEKLRRAHTGQAVVKEETYQASLAEIAALKQLLAEQEQRLEEVNRSWQDRLEQAEQQKAEETHILERVGVALKVDNKLPHLVNLNEDPQLAEVLLYILKEGHTRVGSKTGQQDCDIQLSGGLVGPQHCVITNRGDHVVITPMKDAPTYVNGEQVTTETVLHHGDRLIVGDHYFRFNNPTEAKSGKKKSSGQPIDFEYAKSELMSVQRAKLEKEVEAARTQVKKEAMAQIQEARQVAEEEMEEQRREYEQKMQQLQKELEKESVEKKEKEQTAMEVQDKVQQLQEQKKALEIEVLSNRRRLQLEALAVKQSMEEARVRQARIIAELETEKQRMEGNVTRLQEASRRRQQCGPISVKSGERDQWSLIRLSMLLQEANNISRSLGRSVTFSRQDVFIGDKPQVQVCVLNHAMGMMTRWSPEKFEARLVQMRELYQGEGDISEDDTIFCDPSDSWQRDSSVTGMSDYNSSSEEQQRQDGTYTVRPAKRGHAGTTQVTSTCLEMINSARKKLKTNSQDSIVDQILYCLQGMKTEATVIFSSKNAQKATKNGESDADFSQNMMRMSNAVVVLTSLVQLWASVIEQSELEQTSQVVHQLTNTTQRLATNVGRLLQGFEQNLLALIFSAKDSIKQSMEGLSRVVGEAMLATDTSMTCITDISVEILLKTMVIQGMMSFVEKFVGGCVKKLETCEDSVLSAMSSAKFTPGQMKNRVSDKLLNHVQQVTATAKGLLQAFGTLEVEYKWCYSNDGVAKVYTFIQDMTGATESIMDSAAQLCQSTVHATKNSREGVSKMRPHAVKLLGSCGLLREVANSWQELNSDRRSSSRTDHINKNIREFDKDLRTLLELVDQEARMSGSSPAKRLLPSSPHLSSTLTTQSSPCGAGSNTVTRRLALAFGI; via the exons ATGGCTTCGAGGGGAGCTCGCGTTCGCACGCCGCGGCGGCATCTCCCCGTGACTCCCGGTAAAAAATCCCAGCGTGCCGACCTACTCCACAAGCAACAGTCGGCGCCCGACCTGTCCCTGCCCGCCGAGTTTCAAACTCCTCCGGGAAGGAAGCAACTTTTCGGAGGCCCCAGTACACCGGAGTGTTTCAGTACCGTGCTTCCACCAACACCCGGGGAGGAGGAAGACAACGAAACCGAGCGGTTACTCGCCGATATCGCCGAGGAAGGCGAGGATAGCTGTTCGGTGACAGTTGCTGTGAGGGTCCGACCGTTCAGCCAGAGAGAG ATAAAAGAACAGGCAAAATGTGTGGTGAGCATGGATGGACCAGCTACCTTGGTCACCCCAGAGAATGGCAACGAACACCTGTTTGCTTACGACCATTCATTCTGGTCTTTCAAAGAAAGCGACAAGCACTTCGTCGGACAAGAAAAGGTGTACAGAATGCTTGCCCAGCCCTTGTTAGAGAGAGCACTGCAAGGGTACAACACGTGTCTGTTCGCATACGGACAGACAGGTTCGGGGAAGTCATACACCATGATGGGATTTGATGGGAACAAAGGAATCATCCCAAGATTTTGTGAAGACCTGTTTTCGAGACCATCAGCACACAGCAACGTCGACGTAAAGGCTCACGTCGAGATAAGCTTCTTTGAAATCTACAACGAAAAAATCCACGACCTCCTCGTGTCGTCACCGCAGAAAGAGAAGCGCAGAGCTCCGCTCAAAGTTCGAGAACACCCCCTCTGGGGTCCGTACGTACAGGGACTGTCACAGTTTGTGGTGAGTTCCTACCGGGACATTGAGGGTTGGTTAGCCATCGGGAACAAGCAGCGAGCAACAGCAGCGACGGGCATGAACGACAAGAGTAGCCGGTCCCACTCTGTCTTCACCATCATTGTGACCCAGACCACGTGTGAAACGCTGGAGGGAGAGGTGCACGAGCACAGCAGGAACAGTAGAGTCAACCTGATTGACCTGGCGGGCAGCGAGAGATGCTCAGCTGCACAGACGTCCGGAGACAGGTTACGGGAAGGTGCGAACATCAACAAGTCTCTCATGACCTTGGGGAAGGTCATCCAAGCTCTGGCTGACCAATCAGTGAACAGGAAGAGAAGAGTGTTCATTCCCTACCGTGACTCCGTCTTGACATGGCTGTTGAAGGAAAGTCTAG GTGGGAACTCTCGCACGGCCATGGTCGCCAACATCAGCCCCTCCAGTACCAACATGGAGGAGACCCTCAGCACATTGCGCTACGCCAAGCAGGCTCGCAGCATCGTCAACATCGTCAAGGTCAACGAGGACCCCAAGGCCAGGCTCATCAGAGAGCTGCGGGCGGAGATCGAGAAGTTACGCAGAGCTCACACTGGGCAG GCTGTGGTTAAGGAGGAGACATACCAGGCCAGTCTGGCAGAGATAGCTGCCCTGAAACAGCTGTTAGCAGAGCAGGAGCAGAGATTAGAGGAGGTGAACAG ATCCTGGCAGGACAGACTAGAGCAGGCAGAACAGCAGAAAGCGGAGGAGACCCACATCCTGGAGCGTGTGGGCGTGGCCCTGAAGGTGGACAACAAGCTGCCCCACCTGGTGAACCTGAACGAGGACCCCCAGCTGGCCGAGGTGCTGCTGTACATCCTGAAGGAGGGGCACACAAGGGTGGGGTCCAAGACTGGACAGCAGGACTGTGACATACAGCTCTCAG GAGGCCTAGTGGGTCCCCAGCACTGTGTCATCACCAACAGAGGAGACCATGTGGTCATCACGCCCATGAAGGATGCTCCCACCTATGTGAACGGTGAACAGGTTACCACGGAAACAGTCCTTCACCATGGTGACAGGCTCATTGTCGGTGATCATTACTTCAG ATTCAACAACCCAACAGAAGCCAAGTCAGGCAAGAAGAAGTCGAGTGGCCAGCCTATTGACTTTGAGTATGCCAAGAGCGAGCTGATGTCAGTGCAGAGGGCCAAGCTGGAGAAAGAGGTGGAGGCAGCAAGGACCCAG GTTAAAAAAGAGGCCATGGCCCAGATTCAGGAAGCCAGGCAGGTGGCTGAAGAGGAGATGGAAGAGCAGAGGAGGGAGTACGAGCAAAAGATGCAACAGCTGCAGAAAGAGCTGGAGAAAGAGAGTgtggagaagaaagaaaaagagcagACAGCCATGGAAGTGCAAGACAAAGTGCAGCAACTTCAAGAACAAAAGAAAGCTCTCG AGATAGAAGTGCTGAGCAACAGGAGACGGCTCCAGCTGGAGGCCCTGGCCGTCAAACAGTCCATGGAGGAGGCTCGTGTCCGCCAGGCGCGGATCATCGCTGAGCTGGAGACCGAGAAACAGCGCATGGAGGGGAACGTGACCAGGCTGCAGGAGGCCAGCAGGAGGCGCCAGCAGTGTGGGCCAATCAGTGTCAAGTCTG GAGAGAGAGACCAGTGGAGTCTGATCCGGCTGTCCATGCTGCTACAGGAGGCTAACAACATCAGCCGTAGTCTGGGCAGGAGTGTCACCTTCAGCAGGCAGGATGTCTTCATTGGGGACAAGCCACAG GTCCAAGTTTGTGTGCTGAACCATGCCATGGGGATGATGACCCGCTGGAGTCCTGAGAAGTTTGAGGCCCGGCTGGTGCAGATGAGAGAACTGTACCAGGGGGAAGGAGACATCAGTGAGGACGACACCATCTTCTGTGACCCTAGTGACAGCTGGCAGAGAGACTCTTCTGTCACTG GAATGTCGGACTATAACAGCAGCTCAGAAGAGCAACAGAGGCAGGATGGCACCTACACAGTACGACCTGCAAAGAGAGGACACGCAGGGACAACCCAGGTGACTTCCACCTGCCTGGAAATGATCAACTCTGCCAGGAAGAAGCTCAAGACCAACTCCCAGGACAGTATAGTAGACCAGATCCTGTACTGTCTGCAAGGCATGAAGACTGAAGCCACGGTCATTTTCTCCTCCAAAAATGCACAGAAAGCTACGAAAAACGGGGAGAGTGATGCAGACTTTAGCCAGAACATGATGAGGATGTCGAACGCGGTGGTGGTGCTGACGTCCCTGGTCCAGCTGTGGGCGTCGGTGATCGAGCAATCAGAGTTAGAGCAGACCAGCCAAGTGGTTCACCAGCTCACCAACACCACCCAGCGCCTGGCAACTAACGTGGGCAGGCTCCTGCAAGGCTTCGAGCAGAACCTGCTGGCACTGATCTTCAGCGCAAAGGACAGCATCAAGCAGAGTATGGAGGGCCTGTCGAGGGTCGTCGGGGAGGCCATGCTTGCGACGGACACCAGCATGACATGCATCACAGACATCTCTGTAGAGATCCTCCTGAAGACTATGGTGATACAGGGGATGATGTCCTTTGTTGAGAAGTTTGTGGGCGGATGTGTGAAGAAGTTGGAAACCTGCGAGGATTCTGTGCTGTCCGCAATGTCCTCGGCAAAGTTCACGCCAGGTCAAATGAAGAACAGGGTTTCAGACAAGCTGCTGAACCATGTACAGCAGGTCACAGCCACTGCCAAGGGACTTCTGCAGGCTTTTGGAACTCTGGAG GTTGAATACAAATGGTGTTACAGCAATGACGGGGTGGCCAAAGTGTACACCTTCATCCAGGACATGACAGGTGCGACAGAGAGCATCATGGACTCAGCAGCACAACTGTGCCAGTCAACTGTACATGCCACCAAAAACTCAAG AGAAGGTGTGTCTAAGATGCGTCCCCACGCAGTGAAGCTCTTGGGGTCATGCGGTCTGCTGAGGGAGGTGGCCAACAGCTGGCAGGAGCTGAACTCCGATAGGAGATCCAGCAGTAGGACTGACCACATCAATAAGAACATCCGGGAATTTGATAAG GACCTGCGCACCTTGTTGGAGCTGGTTGACCAGGAGGCTCGGATGAGCGGCAGCTCCCCAGCCAAGCGGCTGCTGCCCTCCTCCCCCCACCTGTCCAGCACCCTCACCACCCAGTCCTCCCCCTGTGGGGCCGGCTCTAATACGGTCACAAGGAGACTGGCTCTAGCCTTTGGCATATAG
- the LOC118410053 gene encoding HIG1 domain family member 2A, mitochondrial-like — protein sequence MADRNSKDAASGDAYDDSSLPNPYAGLPQQPPHIEGFQVWRAPAQEGFGEKFKRKTMENPAVPIGCALTAGALIYGISTFSSGNRRRSQTMMRARVVFQGFTLAAILVGVAWNGIKSKK from the exons ATGGCggacagaaacagcaaggacgCTGCCAGCGGTGATGCTTACGACGATTCTTCGCTTCCAAACCCTTACGCAGGCTTACCACAGCAACCACCACACATCGAAGGTTTTCAG GTATGGCGTGCCCCTGCACAAGAAGGATTTGGGGAGAAGTTCAAGAGAAAGACTATGGAGAACCCCGCCGTTCCCATCGGCTGTGCTCTGACAGCAGGAGCCCTCATCTATGGCATTAGCACCTTCAGCAGTGGGAACAGGAGGAGGTCACAG ACCATGATGCGAGCACGTGTGGTGTTTCAGGGCTTCACTCTGGCTGCCATCCTGGTAGGGGTGGCATGGAATGGCATCAAGTCTAAGAAGTAA
- the LOC118410051 gene encoding HCLS1-associated protein X-1-like has translation MSLHDLFRGLFGFHGGHRQPPPEYFDENEDLDDDDDDDEHEEDSFGHDFGAFGFRGGPGFEEFGGDDFGMSDMMKHFDEMFHTFDELFRQLGTVEFPPLSPPHRPGVPGMEPPSSGPGHERSLRDRMLKEPGAIPEGGSSRSEQPKSEQPIPKRYPQFEDFWKNPFGQLPPSPWEKPPSSPQDKVDKDLDAQISASDLDAVLPRQQPSQPPQGRSFFKSITTTTIRGPDGKVEQRRTVRDGSGNEETVVTRNDGDQTHTVVTKRDPSGREETREEISDIDQGRSSHPEDRWPGRRPDLRPPTLPGQPRLPDDNTASIFYNLFGSWFGGK, from the exons ATGAGCTTGCACGATTTGTTTCGCGGATTATTTGGGTTTCACGGAGGACATCGACAACCACCGCCCGAGTACTT TGATGAGAATGAAGActtggatgatgatgatgatgatgatgaacacgAAGAGGACAGTTTCGGCCATGACTTTGGAGCATTTGGGTTCAGGGGTGGGCCGGGGTTCGAGGAGTTTGGCGGCGATGACTTTGGGATGTCGGACATGATGAAACACTTTGATGAGATGTTCCACACCTTTGATGAACTTTTCAGACAACTGGGGACTGTGGAATTCCCGCCCTTATCACCTCCACACAGACCAG GTGTACCAGGTATGGAACCTCCCTCATCAGGACCTGGACATGAAAGGTCCCTCAGAGACAGAATGCTGAAGGAACCAGGAGCAATTCCAGAGGGAGGaagtagcagaagtgaacagcCAAAAAGTGAACAGCCAATACCAAAGAGATATCCACAA TTTGAAGACTTCTGGAAGAATCCATTTGGCCAGCTACCCCCCTCTCCATGGGAGAAACCCCCCTCCTCACCTCAGGACAAAGTTGATAAAG ATCTGGATGCCCAAATCTCAGCGTCAGACCTGGATGCTGTCCTGCCCCGCCAGCAGCCGTCACAGCCTCCGCAGGGGCGGTCCTTCTTCAAGTCCATCACCACGACAACCATCAGGGGCCCAGACGGG AAAGTAGAACAGAGGAGAACAGTCCGAGACGGGTCGGGGAATGAGGAGACCGTGGTCACGCGGAACGATGGTGACCAGACGCACACCGTTGTGACCAAGAGAGATCCGTCTGGTAGAGAGGAAACAAGGGAGGAGATTTCTGATATAGACCAAG GGAGATCAAGTCATCCTGAGGACAGGTGGCCTGGGAGGCGGCCTGACCTTCGACCTCCCACCCTGCCGGGTCAGCCCCGTCTTCCCGACGACAACACGGCGTCCATCTTCTACAATCTGTTCGGCTCCTGGTTTGGAGGGAAGTAG